The Chryseobacterium suipulveris genome window below encodes:
- a CDS encoding YceD family protein: MDRFRDYDVVFSGLKNGKHEFRFEIDKAFFQLYDTEQEFTEPKIVGDVLMDKHTTFLEFWIKTSGTVSLICDISNENFEYPIENEIKVLVKFGEEYDDSDEDVITIPSSDHAFNVAQLIYEDVMLSIPMKKVSPNLSDEDLEILEKFEASEPKTEEQESDPRWDALKKLKDKN; the protein is encoded by the coding sequence ATGGACAGGTTTAGAGATTACGATGTAGTGTTTTCCGGACTGAAAAATGGCAAACACGAGTTCAGATTTGAGATAGACAAAGCGTTCTTTCAACTTTATGATACTGAACAGGAATTTACAGAACCCAAAATTGTGGGCGATGTTTTAATGGATAAACACACCACCTTCTTGGAATTCTGGATCAAAACTTCCGGAACGGTCAGTTTGATTTGCGATATCTCCAACGAAAATTTTGAGTATCCCATTGAAAATGAAATCAAGGTTCTGGTAAAATTCGGGGAAGAATACGATGACAGCGACGAGGATGTGATTACGATCCCAAGTTCTGATCACGCATTCAATGTAGCGCAGCTGATTTATGAAGATGTGATGCTCTCGATCCCGATGAAGAAAGTTTCGCCCAATCTTTCCGACGAAGATTTGGAAATCCTGGAAAAATTCGAAGCATCCGAACCGAAAACAGAAGAGCAGGAGAGCGATCCGAGATGGGACGCACTGAAAAAATTAAAAGACAAAAATTAA
- the accC gene encoding acetyl-CoA carboxylase biotin carboxylase subunit — translation MFKKILIANRGEIAMRILRTCKEMGIKTVAVYSTADKDSLHVRFADEAVCIGPAMSKDSYLKIPNIIAAAEITNADAIHPGYGFLSENSNFSRICQKNNIKFIGATPEQIDRMGDKANAKATMKEAGVPCVPGSEGLIDSYEEAVKTAAEIGYPVMIKATAGGGGKGMRRVWNETELKEHWDSAIQEAVAAFGNGGMYMEKLIEEPRHIEIQIAGDQFGKACHLSERDCSVQRRNQKLTEETPSPFMTDELREKMGEAAVKAAEYIGYEGVGTIEFLVDKHRNFYFMEMNTRIQVEHPITEQVIDYDLIREQILLAAGTPISGINHYPKLHSIECRINAEDPFNDFRPSPGKITELNIPGGHGIRVDTHVYSGYTIPSNYDSMIAKLITTAQTRDEAIAKMRRALEEFYIEGVKTTIPFHRQLMENEDYLAGNYTTKFMEDFVMDKKYEN, via the coding sequence ATGTTCAAAAAAATATTAATTGCCAACCGTGGCGAAATTGCAATGCGGATCCTCCGTACCTGCAAAGAAATGGGAATCAAGACTGTTGCAGTGTATTCCACTGCCGATAAAGACAGTCTCCATGTACGTTTTGCTGATGAGGCAGTATGCATCGGACCTGCGATGAGCAAGGATTCCTACCTTAAAATTCCTAACATTATCGCCGCGGCAGAAATTACAAATGCCGATGCGATTCATCCCGGATACGGATTCCTTTCAGAAAATTCAAACTTCTCCAGAATCTGCCAGAAAAACAACATCAAGTTTATTGGTGCGACTCCTGAGCAGATCGACAGAATGGGCGACAAAGCCAACGCAAAAGCCACGATGAAGGAAGCCGGAGTTCCTTGTGTTCCCGGTTCCGAAGGACTGATCGATTCCTACGAAGAAGCCGTAAAAACTGCTGCGGAAATCGGTTATCCGGTGATGATCAAAGCGACCGCAGGTGGTGGCGGAAAAGGAATGCGACGAGTGTGGAACGAAACCGAATTGAAAGAACACTGGGATTCAGCGATTCAGGAAGCGGTTGCAGCATTCGGAAATGGTGGAATGTATATGGAAAAACTGATCGAAGAACCGCGCCACATCGAAATCCAGATTGCAGGTGACCAGTTCGGAAAAGCGTGCCACCTTTCAGAAAGAGACTGCTCCGTTCAAAGGAGAAATCAAAAATTGACAGAAGAAACGCCTTCTCCATTTATGACGGATGAACTTCGTGAAAAAATGGGAGAAGCCGCTGTGAAAGCTGCAGAATATATCGGTTACGAAGGAGTGGGAACCATCGAATTCTTGGTGGATAAGCACCGCAATTTCTACTTTATGGAAATGAACACCAGAATCCAGGTAGAACACCCGATTACAGAGCAAGTAATTGATTATGACTTAATTAGGGAGCAAATTCTTTTGGCTGCAGGAACTCCAATTTCGGGAATCAACCATTATCCAAAACTCCACTCCATCGAGTGCAGGATTAATGCGGAAGATCCGTTCAACGATTTCCGCCCAAGTCCAGGAAAAATTACAGAACTGAATATTCCAGGAGGTCACGGAATCCGTGTGGATACGCACGTTTACTCAGGTTATACGATCCCATCCAACTACGACTCTATGATTGCAAAGCTGATTACTACGGCTCAAACCCGCGACGAAGCGATTGCAAAAATGAGAAGAGCTTTGGAGGAGTTCTATATCGAAGGCGTAAAGACAACGATTCCTTTCCACCGACAGCTAATGGAGAACGAGGATTATCTCGCCGGAAACTACACCACGAAATTTATGGAAGATTTTGTGATGGACAAGAAATACGAGAATTAG
- a CDS encoding sensor histidine kinase, which produces MPLSKYKGYSLRNKVFWGFLLICFLSITGSSALSFFILRNNAIEQSSTDLQRKAESLMSALDYSVSHNHVQTQDLPQILSNDIFEIADINNQDIIIYDLKGNYLISNKDVNLIAQKKIAIPELNRILKSDKRVDFNSYDPEIDANVTSSYMILKNNMLEPIGIVYFPYYHNDSSYFNVFKRYLNYIILVNLLIVIFGVWLSWIISNNLTKAVTKFSEMINKVALFENDPKPIRYYQNDELNQLVKAYNSMILQIKEQKERLSFKEKEEAWREMAKQVAHEVKNPLTPMKLTIQNFERKFDPADPNIIEKVKKMSKTVVDQIDLVATVANAFSQFAQLPEKNNETFNLNSEIRNILNVFSDEKIYFHANKENIMINMDKIYLSRIITNLVANAQQAKDETRDNIINVDVEQRQKRVIVTVEDKGVGISDDMYDRIFEPNFTSKTSGTGLGLTMVRKMVEDYKGEISVKSEVGKGSTFTISLPTNL; this is translated from the coding sequence ATGCCGCTTTCTAAATACAAAGGATACAGCTTACGGAACAAGGTTTTCTGGGGATTCTTGCTAATCTGCTTTCTCAGCATCACAGGTTCTTCCGCGCTTTCGTTTTTTATTTTACGTAACAACGCGATTGAGCAAAGCAGCACCGATCTTCAGCGAAAGGCGGAGTCACTCATGTCGGCTCTGGATTATTCTGTTTCGCACAACCACGTTCAAACCCAGGATTTGCCACAGATTCTTTCGAACGATATTTTTGAGATTGCAGACATCAACAATCAGGATATCATTATTTATGACCTGAAAGGTAATTACCTGATTTCCAACAAAGACGTGAACCTGATCGCACAAAAGAAAATTGCAATTCCTGAACTGAACCGGATCCTGAAAAGTGACAAACGCGTTGATTTCAACAGCTACGACCCGGAGATTGACGCCAACGTGACTTCTTCCTACATGATCCTGAAAAACAATATGCTGGAACCGATCGGCATTGTGTACTTCCCGTATTACCACAACGATAGTTCATACTTCAATGTTTTTAAAAGATACCTTAACTACATTATACTCGTCAATCTGCTGATCGTGATTTTCGGAGTTTGGCTCAGCTGGATTATTTCGAATAACCTTACCAAAGCGGTAACCAAATTTTCGGAAATGATCAACAAAGTCGCCCTATTTGAAAACGATCCGAAACCGATCCGATATTACCAAAACGACGAACTGAACCAGTTGGTAAAAGCATACAACTCGATGATCCTGCAAATCAAGGAACAGAAGGAACGGCTCAGCTTCAAAGAAAAGGAGGAAGCATGGAGGGAAATGGCAAAACAGGTAGCGCACGAAGTGAAAAATCCATTAACCCCGATGAAACTCACGATCCAGAATTTCGAAAGAAAATTTGATCCGGCAGATCCCAATATCATCGAAAAAGTGAAGAAGATGAGCAAGACTGTAGTGGACCAAATCGATTTGGTAGCGACTGTTGCCAATGCTTTTTCGCAGTTCGCACAGCTTCCTGAGAAGAATAACGAAACCTTCAACCTCAATTCCGAGATTAGAAATATTTTAAATGTGTTCAGCGACGAGAAGATTTACTTCCACGCCAACAAAGAAAACATCATGATCAATATGGACAAAATTTATCTGTCCAGAATCATCACCAATCTCGTTGCCAACGCACAACAGGCAAAAGATGAAACCCGCGACAACATCATTAATGTAGATGTGGAACAGCGGCAGAAACGTGTGATTGTGACTGTAGAAGATAAAGGAGTCGGAATTAGCGACGATATGTACGACAGGATTTTCGAGCCCAACTTTACCTCGAAAACCAGCGGAACAGGACTTGGTTTAACGATGGTTCGGAAAATGGTCGAAGACTACAAAGGCGAAATCTCAGTAAAATCCGAAGTGGGGAAAGGATCAACTTTTACGATTTCTCTGCCAACGAATCTGTAG
- a CDS encoding DUF6759 domain-containing protein — protein MKRALYLFTFLFSVFFFSQSKYTVEQVEKSTDAQVIANFVKYNPNHPKTPEFKRKLFAIINNDKSPKQQSAVAKPTVAPISTKKLENEIKRDVAKDGTNDRHKRTADLLNHLFNSDPSSKTAYVQIVNKSKCNLIVKISGRRFYNLDVPANNQNFLLLDKGSYNITTSVCDAKYSSTKNITKDVVITLNAPK, from the coding sequence ATGAAAAGAGCCCTTTATTTATTCACCTTTTTGTTCTCGGTTTTCTTTTTTTCTCAATCAAAATATACGGTGGAACAGGTTGAGAAAAGTACCGATGCACAGGTGATTGCCAATTTCGTAAAATACAATCCCAACCACCCGAAAACACCGGAGTTCAAACGAAAACTCTTTGCCATCATCAACAACGACAAGTCACCTAAACAGCAATCCGCAGTCGCTAAACCTACGGTAGCGCCGATCAGTACAAAAAAATTGGAAAACGAAATTAAAAGAGACGTAGCGAAAGACGGTACCAATGACAGACACAAGAGAACCGCAGATTTGCTGAACCACCTGTTCAACAGTGATCCTTCAAGCAAAACCGCGTATGTGCAGATTGTCAATAAGTCCAAGTGCAACCTTATCGTGAAAATCAGCGGAAGACGTTTCTATAATTTGGATGTACCTGCGAACAACCAAAACTTTTTACTGCTCGACAAAGGGAGTTATAATATTACAACATCTGTTTGCGACGCCAAATATTCATCCACTAAGAATATCACTAAAGATGTCGTGATTACTTTGAATGCGCCGAAATAA
- the rocD gene encoding ornithine--oxo-acid transaminase, whose product MSTAAKTKNSEYFIELENQYGAHNYHPLPVVLDKGEGVYVWDVEGKKYFDFLSAYSAVNQGHSHPKIVDAMVNQAQKLALTSRAFYNSKLGEYEKKVTSLFGFDKVLPMNSGAEAVETALKIARKWSYEVKGIKGNAAKIVVCENNFHGRTTTIVSFSNDPDAHNNYGPFTPGFIKIPYNDLAELESVLKEDAENIAAFLVEPIQGEAGVYVPDEGFLKGASELCKKYNVLFIADEVQTGIARTGRLIACHHEDVQPDILILGKALSGGMYPVSAVLANNHIMNVIHPGQHGSTFGGNPLACAVATAALDVVEEENLSERAEKLGQLFRAEMKKLIEKTDLIANVRGKGLLNAIIINDSQHSPTAWNLCLDLKKNGLLAKPTHGNIIRLAPPLVITEEQLMECVAIIEKTVLEFKKA is encoded by the coding sequence ATGTCAACAGCAGCGAAAACCAAAAATTCAGAATATTTTATCGAACTCGAAAACCAGTACGGAGCGCACAACTATCATCCGCTTCCGGTGGTTTTAGACAAAGGGGAAGGAGTTTACGTTTGGGATGTTGAAGGCAAAAAATATTTCGATTTTCTCTCGGCATATTCTGCTGTAAACCAAGGTCATTCGCACCCGAAAATTGTGGACGCTATGGTGAATCAAGCGCAAAAATTAGCATTGACTTCCCGAGCTTTTTACAACTCAAAATTAGGAGAATACGAAAAGAAAGTGACTTCTCTTTTTGGTTTCGATAAAGTGCTTCCTATGAATTCCGGAGCAGAAGCTGTTGAAACCGCTTTGAAAATTGCCAGAAAATGGAGTTACGAAGTAAAAGGAATTAAAGGAAATGCTGCAAAGATTGTCGTTTGCGAAAATAACTTCCACGGAAGAACGACCACGATTGTCTCCTTTTCCAACGATCCCGATGCGCACAATAATTACGGACCATTCACGCCAGGATTTATTAAAATTCCTTACAATGATTTGGCTGAATTAGAATCAGTCCTAAAAGAAGACGCGGAAAACATCGCCGCATTTTTAGTGGAACCGATTCAGGGTGAAGCGGGAGTTTACGTTCCGGACGAAGGATTCTTAAAAGGCGCTTCCGAATTGTGTAAGAAATACAATGTTCTTTTCATTGCCGATGAAGTTCAGACCGGAATCGCAAGAACCGGCAGATTAATCGCCTGTCATCACGAAGACGTACAACCCGATATCCTGATTTTGGGTAAAGCACTTTCCGGCGGAATGTACCCTGTTTCAGCGGTTTTGGCGAACAATCATATTATGAACGTCATTCATCCCGGTCAACACGGTTCTACATTTGGCGGGAATCCTTTAGCTTGTGCCGTTGCTACCGCTGCTTTAGATGTGGTAGAAGAAGAAAATCTTTCCGAAAGAGCGGAAAAACTTGGACAATTGTTCAGAGCCGAAATGAAGAAACTCATCGAAAAGACCGACCTGATTGCCAATGTGCGAGGAAAAGGTTTGCTCAACGCCATCATCATCAACGATTCGCAGCATTCACCGACCGCTTGGAATTTATGTCTGGATCTGAAAAAGAACGGCTTGCTTGCAAAACCAACGCACGGAAACATCATCCGTCTCGCTCCGCCATTGGTGATTACCGAAGAACAGCTTATGGAATGCGTGGCGATTATTGAGAAAACGGTTTTGGAGTTTAAGAAAGCATAA
- a CDS encoding tRNA1(Val) (adenine(37)-N6)-methyltransferase: MKPFHFQQFTVRQSKAVFRVGTDAVLLGALCSVSGRNKMLEVGTGTGIISLMLAQRNLDAEILAIDINKDASELAEENFRESPFHERMKVSQADFKAFKPSEKFDLIISNPPYFEENSSSKDILARQQTELNFDSLIEKSSKLLTPNGTLSVIIPFESGSYFESKCLENNLKLHRKTSVYGIRNSSPKRAVLEFGFEEKIVAENSFTIEETPRKYSEEYLKLTENFHQFQK, encoded by the coding sequence ATGAAGCCGTTTCATTTTCAGCAATTCACCGTCCGTCAATCCAAAGCCGTTTTCCGAGTGGGAACCGATGCGGTTTTGCTTGGCGCGTTGTGTTCGGTTTCAGGAAGAAATAAAATGTTAGAAGTTGGGACAGGAACAGGAATCATTTCGCTCATGTTGGCTCAAAGAAACCTTGATGCAGAAATCCTTGCCATCGACATTAATAAAGATGCGTCGGAACTTGCGGAAGAAAACTTCAGGGAGTCGCCTTTTCATGAAAGGATGAAAGTTTCTCAAGCAGATTTCAAAGCTTTTAAGCCATCAGAAAAATTTGACTTGATTATTTCCAATCCGCCCTATTTTGAGGAGAATTCTTCATCAAAAGATATTTTGGCGAGGCAGCAAACAGAACTTAACTTTGACTCACTGATTGAGAAATCGTCGAAGCTTTTAACCCCGAACGGAACTCTATCTGTTATTATTCCGTTTGAATCGGGAAGTTATTTCGAAAGCAAATGCCTTGAAAACAATCTGAAACTCCACAGAAAAACTTCGGTTTACGGAATCAGAAATTCGAGTCCGAAACGGGCGGTTCTCGAATTTGGCTTTGAAGAAAAAATTGTGGCAGAGAATTCTTTCACCATTGAAGAAACTCCAAGAAAATACAGCGAAGAATATTTAAAGCTAACTGAGAATTTCCATCAGTTTCAAAAGTAG
- the tsf gene encoding translation elongation factor Ts has translation MYTPVAADVAKLRNITGAGMMDCKKALVEAEGDFDKAIENLRKKGQKVAANRADRESTEGAVIAKVNEDNTLGAIIALNCETDFVAKNESFVELAHELAEQAMMYATKEEFLNSDFHGITVAEKMIEQTGVIGEKIEIGSFERIEGPYLGAYIHAGNKIASIASLSANVDGAAEAAKSVAMQVAAMNPIALDESMVSQETIDKEWEIERELLTKEGKPANIIDNILKGKMQKFYKDNTLVHQAFIKDGGISVADYVKSVNSDLKVVGYVRVSLA, from the coding sequence ATGTATACACCGGTTGCTGCAGATGTAGCTAAACTAAGAAACATTACGGGTGCAGGAATGATGGACTGCAAGAAAGCGTTGGTAGAAGCTGAAGGTGACTTCGACAAAGCAATTGAGAACCTTAGAAAAAAAGGACAGAAAGTTGCTGCCAACAGAGCCGACAGAGAATCTACAGAAGGTGCGGTAATCGCAAAAGTAAACGAGGACAACACTTTGGGAGCGATCATCGCCCTTAATTGTGAAACCGATTTCGTTGCGAAAAACGAAAGCTTCGTGGAACTTGCACACGAACTTGCTGAGCAGGCAATGATGTATGCTACTAAAGAAGAGTTCCTAAACTCTGACTTCCACGGAATTACCGTAGCTGAAAAAATGATCGAGCAAACCGGAGTAATCGGCGAGAAAATCGAAATCGGATCTTTCGAAAGAATTGAAGGTCCTTATTTGGGAGCTTATATCCACGCTGGAAACAAAATCGCTTCCATCGCTTCCCTATCTGCAAACGTTGACGGAGCTGCAGAAGCTGCAAAATCTGTTGCAATGCAGGTTGCAGCGATGAACCCAATCGCTCTTGATGAATCTATGGTATCTCAGGAAACCATCGATAAGGAATGGGAAATCGAAAGAGAACTTTTGACTAAAGAAGGAAAACCTGCAAATATTATCGACAATATCCTTAAAGGAAAAATGCAGAAATTCTACAAAGACAACACTTTGGTACACCAAGCGTTCATCAAAGACGGTGGAATCTCAGTTGCTGATTATGTGAAATCTGTAAACAGCGACCTGAAAGTAGTAGGTTACGTGAGAGTAAGCTTAGCTTAA
- the pdxA gene encoding 4-hydroxythreonine-4-phosphate dehydrogenase PdxA: MSAKQHKIRVGISIGDFNGIGPEIIMKALKDKSITDFFTPVIFGSGKLFTYQKNIFKLQQTFNYINEASHAQSDKINMVNLWKDNVNVDLGKPTEESTKMAIESLEAATNALMNGEVDVLVTAPINKDEMLKQGFKHAGHTGYLEEKFNKKGLMFLVTDDLKVAVSTHHIPVSKIAENISKEKIKKQIKLLNQCLIEDFCIQKPKIAVLGLNPHAGDGGAIGKEEIEIIEPAIRELFDNGVLAFGPFPADSFFQPEKYRSFDAVLAMYHDQGLAPFKTLAYEEGVNYTAGMPFIRTSPDHGVAYDIAGQNLADERSFSEAIFAAIKIFKNRQEYNDLMTNRLRPRKVAANGVDEDLPEDENH; encoded by the coding sequence ATGAGCGCAAAACAGCATAAAATAAGGGTGGGAATTTCGATCGGCGATTTCAACGGCATTGGTCCGGAAATCATTATGAAGGCGCTGAAAGACAAATCCATCACCGATTTTTTTACCCCGGTTATTTTCGGTTCGGGAAAACTCTTTACCTACCAGAAAAATATCTTCAAACTGCAGCAGACCTTTAATTATATTAATGAAGCTTCGCACGCGCAAAGCGACAAAATCAATATGGTAAATCTGTGGAAGGACAATGTAAATGTGGATTTGGGAAAGCCAACCGAAGAATCAACCAAGATGGCAATCGAATCTCTCGAAGCTGCTACAAACGCCTTGATGAACGGTGAAGTAGATGTTTTGGTAACCGCGCCGATTAATAAGGATGAAATGTTGAAGCAGGGTTTCAAACATGCAGGACACACCGGTTATCTCGAAGAAAAATTCAACAAGAAAGGGTTGATGTTTTTGGTGACGGATGATTTAAAAGTTGCTGTTTCAACGCACCATATTCCAGTATCGAAAATTGCCGAAAACATTTCCAAAGAAAAAATCAAGAAACAAATAAAGTTACTGAACCAGTGCCTGATCGAAGATTTCTGCATCCAAAAACCAAAAATTGCCGTTCTCGGTCTGAATCCTCATGCGGGAGACGGTGGTGCGATTGGCAAAGAAGAAATCGAAATTATCGAACCTGCAATTCGCGAACTGTTTGATAACGGGGTTTTAGCTTTCGGTCCGTTTCCTGCCGACAGTTTCTTCCAACCGGAAAAGTACAGAAGTTTTGATGCCGTTTTAGCGATGTACCACGATCAGGGTTTGGCGCCGTTCAAAACTTTGGCTTATGAAGAAGGAGTGAATTACACGGCAGGAATGCCTTTTATCAGGACTTCTCCCGATCACGGAGTTGCGTATGACATTGCGGGTCAAAACCTTGCGGATGAAAGAAGTTTCTCTGAAGCGATTTTTGCGGCCATCAAAATTTTTAAGAACAGACAGGAATATAACGATTTGATGACGAATCGTTTGCGACCAAGAAAAGTTGCGGCAAACGGCGTGGATGAAGATCTGCCGGAAGACGAAAATCACTAG
- the rpmF gene encoding 50S ribosomal protein L32, which translates to MAHPKRRQSSTRRDKRRTHYKAEVPQLAKDATSGEMHLYHRAHWHEGKLYYRGKVVMEKAVETTEEN; encoded by the coding sequence ATGGCACATCCAAAGAGAAGACAGTCGTCAACAAGAAGAGATAAGAGAAGAACTCACTACAAAGCTGAGGTTCCGCAGTTGGCAAAAGATGCAACTTCAGGCGAAATGCACCTTTATCACAGAGCACATTGGCATGAAGGAAAACTCTACTACAGAGGTAAAGTAGTAATGGAGAAAGCAGTAGAAACTACAGAAGAAAACTAA
- a CDS encoding riboflavin synthase, protein MFTGIIEGTGTVEKITKKESNIDFILSCAFTHELKIDQSLAHNGCCLTVVETNDGKYKVTAINETLEKTNLGKWEVGTMVNLERCLKFDGRLDGHIVQGHVDKIGTVKNIQDLDGSFVITINHEEADEFVTVPQGSITVNGISLTVAESGSGSFSVAIIPYTWEFTNMKTLKIGDTVNLEFDIIGKYVTKLMKKNAAF, encoded by the coding sequence ATGTTTACTGGAATTATAGAAGGAACCGGTACCGTAGAAAAAATAACCAAAAAAGAATCGAATATCGATTTTATCCTGAGCTGCGCATTTACGCATGAGCTGAAAATCGACCAAAGTTTGGCGCACAACGGATGCTGCCTCACTGTAGTGGAAACCAATGACGGGAAATATAAGGTAACCGCCATTAACGAAACTTTAGAAAAAACCAATCTCGGAAAATGGGAAGTGGGAACCATGGTGAATTTGGAACGTTGTTTGAAGTTTGATGGTAGACTCGATGGTCATATTGTTCAGGGACATGTCGATAAAATAGGGACAGTAAAAAACATTCAGGATTTGGATGGCAGTTTCGTGATTACCATTAATCATGAAGAAGCTGACGAATTTGTCACCGTTCCACAAGGTTCGATTACGGTAAACGGAATTTCGCTTACAGTCGCAGAAAGCGGTTCGGGAAGTTTTTCGGTGGCGATCATTCCCTATACCTGGGAATTCACGAATATGAAAACGCTCAAAATTGGCGATACTGTAAACCTGGAATTCGACATCATCGGGAAATACGTAACGAAACTGATGAAAAAAAATGCCGCTTTCTAA
- the accB gene encoding acetyl-CoA carboxylase biotin carboxyl carrier protein: protein MDIKDIQNLIKFVSKAEVSEVKYKTKDFEITIKTPLAGSEMSYVPQPQVYHTAPQQAPAAAPVSAPAAAPAATESALDDSKYVAIKSPMIGTFYRKPAPDKDVFVNVGDEVSNGKVVCVIEAMKLFNQIESEVSGKIVKILVDDATPVEYDQPLFLVDPS from the coding sequence ATGGACATTAAAGACATCCAAAATCTAATTAAATTTGTGTCTAAAGCAGAAGTTTCTGAAGTTAAATACAAAACAAAAGATTTCGAAATCACCATCAAGACTCCACTTGCAGGAAGTGAAATGAGTTATGTGCCACAACCGCAGGTTTACCACACCGCACCACAGCAAGCTCCTGCTGCAGCTCCGGTTTCTGCACCAGCTGCTGCACCCGCAGCGACGGAATCGGCTTTAGACGACAGTAAATATGTTGCCATCAAATCACCGATGATCGGGACTTTCTACAGGAAACCTGCACCGGATAAGGACGTTTTCGTCAACGTGGGCGACGAAGTTTCCAACGGAAAAGTTGTCTGCGTAATCGAGGCGATGAAGCTTTTCAACCAAATCGAATCTGAAGTTTCAGGAAAAATCGTGAAAATCCTTGTGGACGACGCAACCCCTGTAGAATACGACCAACCATTATTCTTGGTAGATCCTTCTTAA